A genomic region of Mus pahari chromosome 22, PAHARI_EIJ_v1.1, whole genome shotgun sequence contains the following coding sequences:
- the Rrs1 gene encoding ribosome biogenesis regulatory protein homolog, producing the protein MEGQRVEELLAKAEQEEAEKLQRITVHKELELEFDLGNLLASDRNPPTGLRQAGPSPEAELRALARDNTQLLVNQLWRLPTERVEEALVARLPEPATRLPREKPLPRPXPLTRWQQFARLKGIRPKKKTNLVWDEASGQWRRRWGYKRARDDTKEWLIEVPGSADPMEDQFAKRIQAKKERVAKNELNLLRNLARAHKMQTPSSAGLHPTGHQSKEELGRAMQVAKVSTASVGRFQERLPKEKAPRGSGKKRKFQPLFGDFAAEKKNQLELLRVMNSKKPQLDVXRATNKQMREEDQEEAAKRRRTSQKGKRKGGRQGPSGKRKGGPPGQGEKRKGGLGGKKHSRPSALGGKKKGAPHQGGKRRK; encoded by the coding sequence ATGGAGGGCCAGCGCGTGGAGGAGCTGCTGGCCAAGGCGGAGCAGGAGGAGGCGGAGAAGCTGCAGCGCATCACGGTGCACAAGGAGCTAGAGCTGGAGTTCGACCTGGGCAACCTGCTGGCTTCCGACCGCAACCCCCCGACGGGGCTGCGCCAGGCCGGGCCGTCGCCCGAGGCCGAGCTGCGGGCCCTGGCGCGGGACAACACGCAGCTGCTCGTCAACCAGCTGTGGCGGCTGCCGACCGAGCGCGTGGAGGAGGCGCTGGTCGCGCGCTTGCCGGAGCCCGCCACGCGCCTGCCCCGCGAGAAGCCGCTGCCCCGACCCNGGCCGCTCACCCGCTGGCAGCAGTTCGCGCGCCTCAAGGGAATCCGTCCCAAGAAGAAGACCAACCTCGTGTGGGACGAGGCGAGTGGCCAGTGGCGGCGCCGGTGGGGCTACAAGCGCGCCCGGGATGACACTAAGGAATGGCTGATCGAGGTGCCCGGGAGCGCCGACCCCATGGAAGACCAGTTCGCCAAGAGGATTCAGGCCAAGAAAGAACGCGTGGCCAAGAATGAGCTGAACCTTCTGAGGAACCTGGCCCGCGCGCACAAGATGCAGACGCCCAGCTCAGCCGGCCTGCACCCTACGGGACACCAGAGCAAGGAGGAGCTGGGCCGCGCCATGCAAGTGGCCAAGGTTTCCACCGCTTCGGTGGGACGCTTCCAGGAGCGCCTCCCCAAGGAGAAGGCTCCCCGGGGCTCCGGCAAGAAGAGGAAGTTTCAGCCCCTCTTTGGGGACTTCGCAGCCGAGAAAAAGAACCAGCTGGAGCTACTTCGAGTCATGAACAGCAAGAAACCTCAGCTGGACGTGANGAGGGCCACCAACAAGCAGATGAGGGAAGAGGACCAAGAGGAGGCCGCCAAGAGGAGGAGAACGAGCCAGAAAGGCAAGAGGAAAGGGGGCCGGCAAGGACCTTCGGGCAAGAGAAAGGGCGGCCCGCcgggtcagggagagaagaggaaaggaggcttGGGAGGCAAAAAGCACTCCAGGCCTTCTGCTTTAGGTGGCAAGAAGAAAGGAGCGCCGCACCaaggtgggaagaggaggaagtag